Proteins from a genomic interval of Streptomyces sp. NBC_01445:
- a CDS encoding SDR family NAD(P)-dependent oxidoreductase, whose protein sequence is MRLEPGQVAVVTGAASGIGLAMARRFAADGLKVVLADVEESALEKAAAGLREDGATVHARVVDVGDRGQVFALADAAYERFGAVHVLCNNAGVGSGAEGRMWEHEPNDWKWAFAVNVWGVFHGIQAFVPRMIEGGAPGHVVNTSSGDGGIAPLPTASVYAVTKAAVVTMTESLYAHLKAEHARVGASVLFPGPHMLRTGLWESHRNRPERYAKERPRRTPYRSLGQWESAMKEAGQEVAFTPVEEVADFVAEGIAAGRFWLLPESEHSDRQIKARSASMLERANPAYLESFILD, encoded by the coding sequence ATGCGGCTGGAGCCGGGACAGGTCGCCGTCGTCACGGGCGCCGCGAGCGGCATCGGCCTTGCCATGGCACGGCGGTTCGCGGCCGACGGCCTGAAGGTCGTGCTCGCGGACGTCGAGGAGTCCGCCCTGGAGAAGGCCGCCGCCGGCCTGCGTGAGGACGGCGCCACCGTGCACGCGCGCGTGGTCGACGTCGGGGACCGCGGCCAGGTCTTCGCCCTCGCGGACGCGGCGTACGAGAGGTTCGGCGCCGTCCATGTCCTGTGCAACAACGCGGGCGTCGGCTCGGGCGCCGAGGGCCGCATGTGGGAGCACGAACCGAACGACTGGAAGTGGGCCTTCGCGGTCAACGTGTGGGGCGTCTTCCACGGCATCCAGGCCTTCGTGCCGCGCATGATCGAGGGAGGCGCGCCCGGCCACGTCGTCAACACGTCCTCCGGCGACGGCGGCATCGCCCCGCTGCCCACCGCCTCCGTGTACGCGGTCACCAAGGCGGCCGTCGTGACGATGACCGAGTCCCTGTACGCGCACCTGAAGGCGGAGCACGCGCGCGTGGGCGCCTCCGTGCTCTTCCCCGGACCCCACATGCTGCGCACCGGGCTGTGGGAGTCGCACCGCAACCGGCCCGAGCGGTACGCCAAGGAGAGGCCGCGCAGGACCCCGTACCGCAGCCTCGGCCAGTGGGAGTCCGCGATGAAGGAAGCGGGCCAGGAGGTGGCGTTCACGCCGGTCGAGGAGGTCGCGGACTTCGTCGCCGAGGGCATCGCGGCCGGCCGCTTCTGGCTGCTGCCCGAGAGCGAGCACAGCGACCGGCAGATCAAGGCCAGGTCCGCCTCGATGCTGGAGCGCGCGAACCCGGCGTACCTGGAGAGCTTCATTCTGGACTGA
- the amaP gene encoding alkaline shock response membrane anchor protein AmaP, translating to MSPVLRTVNRVVVGLAGLILVVIGGSVLAVGLGAPPPSWWIYDGRHDVLLSKADRYRWRDDGWWWPVVIAALAVCVLLALWWLVAQLRRRRLTEVLVDTGDGEGALLRGRALEGVLASEAESLDGVERAGVVLTGRRSSPQVRMGLLLEPHAEPGAALQQISEEALGHARDSAGLAALPAEVRLRAVKHRAERVS from the coding sequence ATGAGCCCCGTGCTCAGGACCGTGAACCGGGTCGTCGTCGGCCTCGCCGGACTGATCCTCGTCGTGATCGGAGGGTCCGTACTCGCCGTCGGACTCGGCGCGCCCCCGCCGTCCTGGTGGATCTACGACGGCCGGCACGACGTGCTGCTGAGCAAGGCGGACCGCTACCGGTGGCGCGACGACGGCTGGTGGTGGCCGGTCGTCATCGCCGCGCTCGCCGTCTGCGTGCTGCTCGCCCTGTGGTGGCTGGTCGCCCAGCTGCGCCGGCGCCGGCTCACCGAGGTCCTCGTCGACACCGGGGACGGCGAGGGTGCGCTGCTGCGCGGCCGCGCGCTCGAAGGGGTCCTCGCCAGTGAGGCGGAGTCGCTCGACGGCGTGGAGCGCGCCGGGGTCGTGCTGACCGGGCGGCGCTCTTCACCCCAGGTACGCATGGGCCTGCTCCTCGAACCGCACGCGGAGCCGGGAGCGGCGCTCCAGCAGATCAGCGAGGAGGCCCTGGGGCACGCGCGGGACTCCGCCGGGCTCGCCGCCCTGCCGGCCGAGGTGCGGCTCCGCGCGGTGAAGCACCGCGCGGAGCGCGTGAGCTGA
- a CDS encoding helix-turn-helix domain-containing protein — protein sequence MAETLKKGSRVTGAARDKLAADLKKKYDSGASIRALAEETGRSYGFVHRMLSESGVTLRGRGGATRGKKATAAG from the coding sequence GTGGCCGAGACTCTGAAGAAGGGCAGCCGGGTAACCGGCGCCGCGCGCGACAAGCTCGCGGCAGACCTGAAGAAGAAGTACGACTCCGGTGCGAGCATCCGAGCGCTGGCCGAGGAAACCGGCCGCTCGTATGGGTTCGTGCACCGGATGCTCAGTGAGTCGGGAGTCACGCTGCGAGGTCGCGGCGGGGCTACACGCGGCAAGAAGGCGACCGCGGCCGGCTGA
- a CDS encoding nucleopolyhedrovirus P10 family protein: MSADRWTQAVRHQLGLGRLVPLGGPRDGCWLAESAARSALRQAVQSVHGVRLGSLRVELADPDGSYESAVPAPPSALPPGPLRIVAECAAAPDEPLPTAASRLRAALSGAASDGLGLAVAEVDLRVTALLDDGPEAEAAPGHSEPDIADGGQAKADSDEERAGQAALSVPGVARLTGSLGGLGRAVHIGERPEGAATLPRRHVRIELAVSGGRRVLDVARDVRTAVTEALADDPSVAVLVTAVS; the protein is encoded by the coding sequence ATGAGCGCTGACCGATGGACGCAGGCAGTACGGCACCAGCTCGGACTCGGCAGGCTGGTACCGCTCGGAGGGCCGCGAGACGGGTGCTGGCTGGCCGAGTCGGCGGCGCGGTCGGCGTTGCGCCAGGCAGTCCAATCGGTGCACGGGGTGCGGCTGGGAAGCCTGCGCGTCGAGCTCGCCGACCCCGACGGTTCTTACGAGTCCGCGGTGCCCGCGCCGCCGAGTGCCCTGCCGCCGGGGCCGCTGAGGATTGTCGCGGAGTGTGCGGCGGCGCCGGACGAACCGCTGCCCACGGCCGCGTCCCGGCTGCGGGCGGCTCTGAGCGGCGCGGCGTCCGACGGGCTCGGGCTCGCGGTGGCGGAGGTGGACCTGCGGGTGACGGCGCTGCTCGACGACGGCCCGGAAGCCGAGGCCGCCCCAGGACATTCAGAGCCAGATATCGCGGACGGCGGGCAGGCGAAGGCCGACAGTGACGAGGAACGGGCCGGACAGGCCGCGCTCTCCGTGCCGGGGGTGGCGCGGCTGACCGGTTCGCTGGGCGGCCTGGGGCGCGCGGTGCACATCGGGGAGCGTCCCGAGGGTGCGGCCACGCTGCCGCGCCGCCATGTGCGGATCGAACTGGCCGTGTCGGGCGGGCGGCGGGTGCTCGATGTGGCGCGGGACGTGCGGACGGCGGTCACCGAGGCCCTGGCGGATGATCCGTCAGTGGCCGTTCTGGTGACCGCCGTGAGCTGA
- a CDS encoding TetR/AcrR family transcriptional regulator: MKGKDTRTHLDREQVLAAASKLVKQQGPQSLTMRKLAAELGTAVTSIYWHVGNRESLLEALVERTVADLGEIRPRGATPQARVVSVARALRRQLRDHPYLVAMVHERGLTERMFLPAQQVLVREVHAAGLRGTRAAGVVRAVQFHVVGHVLVERQRERAPVQRPGEEELWGARTAEGDATLARALSLPADPEKVFDVSVRALVSGLLRT, translated from the coding sequence GTGAAGGGTAAAGACACGCGCACACATCTCGACCGGGAACAGGTCCTCGCCGCCGCCTCGAAGCTGGTGAAACAGCAGGGCCCGCAGTCCCTGACGATGCGCAAGCTCGCCGCCGAGCTCGGTACCGCCGTCACCTCCATCTACTGGCACGTCGGCAACCGCGAGTCGCTGCTCGAAGCCCTCGTCGAGCGCACCGTCGCCGACCTCGGCGAGATCCGCCCCCGCGGCGCCACACCGCAGGCGCGTGTCGTCTCCGTCGCCCGCGCCCTGCGCCGGCAGCTGCGCGACCATCCCTACCTCGTCGCGATGGTCCACGAACGCGGCCTGACCGAACGGATGTTCCTGCCCGCACAACAGGTCCTCGTGCGCGAGGTGCACGCCGCGGGCCTGCGCGGGACCCGCGCCGCCGGGGTCGTACGGGCGGTGCAGTTCCACGTCGTCGGCCATGTCCTGGTGGAGCGTCAACGCGAGCGCGCGCCCGTGCAGCGGCCCGGCGAGGAGGAGCTGTGGGGCGCACGGACGGCGGAGGGCGACGCCACTCTGGCCCGCGCGCTCAGCCTTCCGGCCGACCCGGAGAAGGTGTTCGACGTCTCCGTCAGAGCTCTGGTGTCAGGCCTGTTGCGGACATAA
- a CDS encoding DUF6286 domain-containing protein codes for MSEPTQPLPVVERGQGELDQFGQSGSAATYKALPTPEGGHGNGRFWSPRRIPAALVAVVLLGAAGILLYDIAAVRAGHSAMHWRRALARELAERPLDNVWVLVGAGVAVALGLWLIVLAATPGLRAVLPMRRTHTDVRAGLHRDAAAMVLRDRAMEVAGVQSVRVRMKRSKVEVRALSHFRQLDDVRADLDTVIGEAVKGLGLTSTPGLSVHVARPGKKG; via the coding sequence ATGAGCGAGCCCACACAGCCCCTGCCCGTCGTCGAACGCGGGCAGGGCGAGCTCGACCAGTTCGGCCAGTCGGGGTCTGCGGCCACGTACAAGGCGCTGCCCACGCCGGAGGGCGGGCACGGCAACGGCCGCTTCTGGTCGCCGCGCCGTATCCCCGCCGCACTGGTCGCGGTCGTCCTCCTCGGTGCCGCCGGGATTCTGCTGTACGACATCGCCGCCGTGCGCGCCGGTCACTCCGCGATGCACTGGCGGCGCGCCCTCGCCCGTGAGCTCGCCGAGCGGCCCCTGGACAACGTGTGGGTGCTGGTCGGCGCCGGGGTGGCCGTCGCGCTCGGGCTGTGGCTGATCGTGCTCGCCGCGACGCCCGGCCTTCGCGCCGTCCTGCCGATGCGCCGCACCCACACCGACGTACGCGCCGGACTGCACCGCGACGCGGCCGCCATGGTCCTGCGCGACCGGGCCATGGAGGTGGCGGGTGTGCAGTCCGTACGCGTCCGGATGAAGCGCTCCAAGGTCGAGGTGCGGGCCCTCTCGCACTTCCGTCAACTCGACGACGTGCGCGCCGACTTGGACACCGTGATCGGCGAGGCCGTCAAGGGTCTCGGTCTCACCTCCACGCCCGGCCTCTCCGTGCACGTGGCGCGGCCCGGAAAGAAGGGATGA
- a CDS encoding DEDDh family exonuclease, giving the protein MLEDQTTAASAAPWPATYPQGYAVVDVETTGLSRDDRIISAAVYRLDARGEVEDHWYTLVNPERDPGPVWIHGLTNDALEGAPLFKDIAEEFATRLDGRVLVAHNAVFDWSMIAREYARAESTAPVRQRLCTIALSKELGLPLPNHKLESLAAHFGVVQRNAHHALDDARVLAEAFRPSLRAAASGGVRLPLLECRPLTEWTDGAARIGRQGSAPSSSSYGGGGTWRPSRKRQPCPYPNPGRYEPGKQLKQGMRVAFSGDTSVDRELLEDRAVEAGLHIATSLSRLTSVLVTNDPDSYTSKAVKAKQYGTPVIDEAAFGQLLRDVAPASDG; this is encoded by the coding sequence ATGCTCGAAGACCAGACGACCGCCGCGTCCGCCGCTCCGTGGCCGGCCACGTATCCGCAGGGATACGCGGTCGTCGACGTGGAGACCACCGGCCTTTCCCGGGACGACCGGATAATCTCCGCAGCCGTCTACCGGCTCGACGCGCGGGGCGAAGTCGAGGACCACTGGTACACGCTGGTCAACCCCGAGCGCGACCCGGGACCCGTCTGGATCCACGGCCTGACGAACGACGCGCTCGAAGGCGCACCCCTCTTCAAGGACATCGCCGAGGAGTTCGCGACCCGGCTCGACGGCCGCGTCCTCGTCGCGCACAACGCGGTCTTCGACTGGTCGATGATCGCCCGCGAGTACGCCCGCGCGGAGAGCACCGCCCCCGTCCGCCAGCGCCTGTGCACCATCGCGCTGTCCAAGGAGCTCGGACTCCCCCTGCCCAACCACAAGCTGGAGTCCCTCGCCGCACACTTCGGCGTCGTCCAGCGCAACGCGCACCACGCCCTCGACGACGCGCGCGTGCTCGCCGAGGCGTTCCGGCCGAGCCTGCGGGCCGCCGCGAGCGGCGGGGTGCGTCTGCCCCTGCTCGAGTGCAGGCCGCTCACGGAGTGGACGGACGGCGCGGCACGGATCGGCCGCCAGGGCTCGGCCCCGTCGTCGTCCTCGTACGGGGGCGGCGGGACGTGGCGCCCCTCGCGCAAGCGGCAGCCGTGCCCGTACCCGAACCCCGGACGGTACGAACCGGGCAAACAGCTCAAGCAGGGCATGCGGGTGGCGTTCTCCGGAGACACCTCGGTGGACCGCGAACTCCTGGAGGACCGCGCCGTCGAGGCCGGACTGCATATCGCGACCAGCCTGTCCCGGCTCACCAGCGTCCTCGTCACGAACGACCCCGACTCCTACACGTCGAAGGCCGTCAAGGCGAAGCAGTACGGGACACCGGTCATCGACGAGGCGGCTTTCGGTCAGCTCCTGCGGGACGTGGCCCCGGCGTCAGACGGGTGA
- a CDS encoding SURF1 family cytochrome oxidase biogenesis protein, which yields MYRFLLSRQWVILTLITLLLIPTMIELGFWQLHRHEHRVAQNDQIGAALAAKPLPAEQLTSPGKPVPKAEIHRRVSAKGTFDTAHEVVVRRRTNTDDEVGFHVLTPFVLDDGKVLLVNRGWIPADGAQTAFPKIPAPARGEITVTGRLMADETTAASGIKDIKGLPDRQIMLISSGQQAKALGKQVLGGFIEQTSPQPKHNTPQLIPTPNHSDIGPHMAYAVQWWLFAAAVPVGFVVLVRRERRDRAEAATAEETPAGPEPATV from the coding sequence GTGTACCGCTTCCTGTTGTCCCGGCAGTGGGTGATCCTCACCCTCATCACCCTTCTCCTCATCCCCACGATGATCGAGCTGGGCTTCTGGCAGCTGCACCGTCACGAGCACCGCGTCGCGCAGAACGACCAGATCGGTGCCGCGCTCGCCGCGAAGCCGCTGCCCGCCGAGCAGCTCACCTCCCCCGGGAAGCCCGTTCCCAAGGCCGAGATCCACCGCAGGGTCTCCGCGAAGGGGACGTTCGACACCGCGCACGAGGTCGTCGTGCGGCGCCGTACGAACACCGACGACGAGGTCGGCTTCCATGTCCTGACCCCGTTCGTCCTCGACGACGGCAAGGTGCTCCTGGTCAACCGCGGCTGGATCCCGGCCGACGGCGCGCAGACCGCGTTCCCGAAGATCCCGGCGCCCGCGCGCGGCGAGATCACCGTCACCGGCCGCCTCATGGCCGACGAGACGACCGCCGCGAGCGGCATCAAGGACATCAAGGGCCTGCCGGACCGTCAGATCATGCTGATCAGCAGCGGCCAGCAGGCCAAGGCGCTCGGCAAGCAGGTCCTCGGCGGCTTCATCGAGCAGACGTCGCCCCAGCCGAAGCACAACACCCCCCAGCTGATTCCGACGCCCAACCACAGCGACATCGGGCCACACATGGCGTACGCGGTCCAGTGGTGGCTGTTCGCCGCGGCCGTGCCCGTCGGCTTCGTCGTCCTTGTCCGGCGCGAGCGCCGCGACCGCGCCGAGGCGGCGACGGCGGAAGAGACCCCGGCGGGCCCCGAGCCCGCCACCGTGTAG
- a CDS encoding Asp23/Gls24 family envelope stress response protein codes for MSDTVEKPGEATGGRTSVTKRGGGSAGARGRTTIADGVVEKIAGLAARDVMGVHAMGSGLSRTFGAVRDRVPGGTKSVSRGVKAEVGEVQTALDLEIVVEYGVSIADVARDVRENVVAAVERMTGLEVVEVNIAVSDVKLPDEEDEEPESRLQ; via the coding sequence ATGAGCGACACCGTAGAGAAGCCGGGCGAAGCGACCGGGGGCAGGACCAGTGTGACCAAGCGGGGCGGGGGATCCGCCGGGGCGCGAGGGCGCACCACCATCGCCGACGGTGTGGTGGAGAAGATCGCCGGCCTCGCGGCGCGGGACGTCATGGGCGTGCACGCGATGGGCAGCGGCCTGTCCCGCACCTTCGGAGCCGTACGCGACCGGGTGCCCGGCGGCACCAAATCCGTGTCGCGCGGGGTGAAGGCCGAGGTCGGCGAGGTACAGACGGCGCTCGACCTGGAAATCGTCGTGGAGTACGGGGTGTCGATCGCCGACGTCGCCCGCGACGTGCGCGAGAACGTGGTCGCGGCCGTCGAGCGCATGACCGGCCTCGAGGTCGTCGAGGTCAACATCGCGGTGAGCGATGTGAAGCTGCCCGACGAAGAGGACGAGGAGCCGGAGTCCCGGCTTCAGTAA
- a CDS encoding acetoacetate decarboxylase family protein encodes MARIRYGARTEAEISAARTASSKLPDIWSTGVVAVWESDPDAVAAVLPPPLKPTERPLVRANISKVDLPGYPLGAGSVAVAAEHGGVEGWYPLVMPMTHERALVGGREVFGEPKKLGEVSVERDGLVVRAVLARHGIAFVEVRGAVSGALPLPEPALKTDFYFKFLPAVDGSGFDVEPVLVHCQRNEKVRKLERIIGDVVLRESMYDPVADLPVRALVELTIGEKTTDQKGRVVERVSAQALLPYIHQRYDDPQQILDGPPEGSV; translated from the coding sequence ATGGCACGCATTCGATACGGAGCACGCACGGAGGCGGAGATCTCCGCCGCGCGCACCGCGAGCTCGAAGCTCCCCGACATCTGGTCCACGGGGGTGGTGGCCGTCTGGGAGAGCGACCCGGACGCGGTCGCCGCGGTACTTCCGCCCCCGCTCAAGCCCACCGAACGCCCGCTGGTGCGGGCCAACATCAGCAAGGTCGACCTGCCCGGCTACCCCCTGGGCGCCGGCTCCGTCGCCGTCGCCGCCGAGCACGGCGGCGTCGAGGGCTGGTATCCGCTCGTCATGCCGATGACGCACGAGCGCGCCCTGGTCGGCGGCCGTGAGGTCTTCGGCGAGCCCAAGAAGCTCGGCGAGGTGAGCGTCGAGCGCGACGGCCTCGTGGTGCGCGCGGTGCTCGCCCGGCACGGCATCGCCTTCGTGGAGGTGCGCGGCGCGGTGAGTGGCGCGCTGCCGCTGCCCGAGCCGGCGCTGAAGACGGATTTCTACTTCAAGTTCCTTCCCGCGGTGGATGGTTCGGGCTTCGACGTGGAGCCGGTGCTCGTGCACTGCCAGCGCAACGAGAAGGTCCGCAAGCTGGAGCGGATCATCGGGGACGTGGTCCTGCGGGAGTCGATGTACGACCCGGTCGCCGACCTGCCGGTGCGTGCCCTCGTCGAGCTCACCATCGGCGAGAAGACCACCGACCAGAAGGGCCGGGTCGTCGAACGCGTCAGCGCGCAGGCCCTGCTGCCGTACATCCACCAGCGCTACGACGACCCGCAGCAGATCCTCGACGGGCCACCCGAGGGGAGCGTCTGA
- a CDS encoding glycoside hydrolase family 15 protein — MHRPLEDYALIGDQQTAALISRAGSVDWLCLPRFDSAACFAALVGKEDNGHWQLGPKDGGDCRRRSYRPGTLILDSEWDTDEGSVRVTDLMPQRDKAPDLVRLVEGLRGRVTMRSTLRLRFDYGSIVPWVRRSDGHRVAVAGPDSMWLRSEPPVHTWGKDLTTHSEFTVEEGESVAFVLTWHPSHEPRPGLIDPFESLRRSQEEWEEWSAQCRYEGPHKDAVLRSLLTLKALTFEPTGGVVAAPTTSLPEELGGVRNWDYRYCWLRDSTLTLGALVSAGYLDEAEAWRDWLLRAVAGDPADLQIMYGLSGERRLPEIELPWLAGYSHSVPVRSGNDAAHQLQLDVYGEVIDSLALARKAGMPSEPHAWRLQLALVGFLSTAWRQPDQGIWEVRGPRRHFVHSKVMAWVAADRIVSALEDEPGLLGDLDAIRRLRDDIHRDVLARGYDPERNTFTQYYGSTSLDASLLLIPRVGFLPPDDPRVVGTVKAVRDELSHDGFVRRYSAEASGLDGLPGREGTFLVCSFWLADALHLTGRTQEARELFDKLCGVGNDLGLLAEEYDPLSGRQLGNFPQAFSHIGLVGTALTLFGTGEAG; from the coding sequence GTGCACCGACCCCTTGAGGACTACGCGCTCATCGGCGACCAGCAGACGGCCGCCCTCATCTCCCGTGCCGGCTCCGTCGACTGGCTCTGCCTCCCGCGCTTCGACTCGGCGGCGTGTTTCGCGGCGCTCGTGGGCAAGGAGGACAACGGCCACTGGCAGCTCGGCCCGAAGGACGGGGGCGACTGCAGGCGCCGCTCCTACCGCCCCGGCACCCTGATCCTCGACTCGGAATGGGACACCGACGAGGGCAGTGTCCGGGTCACCGACCTGATGCCGCAGCGCGACAAGGCCCCCGACCTCGTACGCCTCGTCGAGGGACTCAGAGGCCGCGTCACGATGCGCAGCACGCTGCGTCTGCGCTTCGACTACGGGTCGATCGTGCCGTGGGTGCGCAGGTCCGACGGCCACCGCGTGGCCGTCGCGGGGCCCGACTCGATGTGGCTGCGCAGCGAACCCCCCGTGCACACTTGGGGCAAGGACCTCACCACGCACTCCGAGTTCACCGTCGAGGAGGGTGAGTCCGTCGCGTTCGTGCTGACCTGGCACCCGTCGCACGAGCCGCGCCCGGGCCTCATCGACCCGTTCGAGTCCCTGCGCCGCTCCCAGGAGGAGTGGGAGGAGTGGTCGGCGCAGTGCCGCTACGAGGGCCCGCACAAGGACGCGGTCCTGCGCTCCCTGCTCACCCTGAAGGCGCTCACGTTCGAGCCGACCGGCGGGGTCGTCGCCGCGCCGACGACATCGCTGCCGGAGGAGCTCGGTGGCGTGCGCAACTGGGACTACCGCTACTGCTGGCTGCGCGACTCGACGCTCACGCTGGGCGCGCTCGTGTCGGCGGGCTATCTGGACGAGGCCGAGGCGTGGCGTGACTGGCTGCTGCGCGCGGTCGCGGGCGATCCCGCGGACCTGCAGATCATGTACGGACTCTCGGGCGAGCGCCGGCTGCCCGAGATCGAACTCCCGTGGCTGGCCGGATACAGCCACTCCGTCCCCGTACGCTCGGGCAACGACGCCGCGCACCAGCTCCAGCTCGACGTGTACGGGGAAGTGATCGACTCGCTCGCCCTGGCGCGGAAAGCGGGCATGCCGTCCGAACCGCACGCATGGCGGCTGCAGCTGGCCCTCGTGGGGTTTCTGAGCACCGCGTGGCGCCAGCCCGACCAGGGAATCTGGGAGGTCCGCGGCCCGCGCCGGCACTTCGTGCACTCCAAGGTGATGGCATGGGTGGCCGCCGACCGTATCGTCAGCGCCCTGGAGGACGAGCCCGGTCTTTTGGGCGATCTCGACGCCATAAGGCGGCTGCGCGACGACATCCACCGTGACGTGCTGGCGCGCGGATACGACCCGGAACGCAACACGTTCACCCAGTACTACGGCTCGACCTCGCTCGACGCCTCGCTGCTGCTCATTCCCCGCGTCGGCTTCCTGCCGCCCGACGACCCGCGCGTCGTCGGCACCGTCAAGGCGGTCCGCGACGAGCTCTCCCACGACGGCTTCGTGCGCCGCTACAGCGCCGAGGCGAGCGGCCTCGACGGCCTCCCCGGCCGCGAGGGCACGTTCCTCGTCTGCTCGTTCTGGCTCGCCGACGCGCTGCATCTGACGGGCCGTACGCAGGAGGCCCGCGAGCTGTTCGACAAGCTCTGCGGGGTCGGCAACGACCTGGGGCTGCTCGCCGAGGAGTACGACCCCCTGTCGGGGCGCCAGCTCGGGAACTTCCCGCAGGCGTTCAGCCATATCGGCCTGGTGGGGACCGCCCTCACGCTGTTCGGGACCGGCGAGGCAGGATAG
- a CDS encoding SDR family oxidoreductase, protein MDLGLKDRVYVVTGATRGLGNAAARELVADGAKVIITGRDEKRVAEAAEALGENAVGVAADNADPDVARRLIEAARENFGGFDGVLISVGGPAPGFLADNTDEQWESAFESVFLGAVRLARSAAAELGEGGVIGFVLSGSVHEPIPGLTISNGLRPGLAGFAKSLADELGPRGIRVVGLLPARIDTDRVRELDGLSADPEATRAANEARIPLRRYGRPEEFGRAAAFFLSPAASYLTGVMLPVDGGSRHGF, encoded by the coding sequence ATGGATCTTGGACTGAAGGACCGTGTCTACGTCGTCACCGGAGCCACCCGTGGCCTGGGCAACGCCGCCGCGCGTGAGCTCGTCGCCGACGGCGCGAAGGTGATCATCACCGGGCGGGACGAGAAGCGGGTGGCCGAGGCCGCCGAAGCGCTCGGCGAGAACGCCGTGGGCGTCGCCGCCGACAACGCCGACCCCGACGTCGCGCGGCGCCTGATCGAGGCCGCGCGCGAGAACTTCGGCGGCTTCGACGGCGTACTGATCAGCGTCGGCGGGCCGGCCCCCGGCTTCCTGGCGGACAACACCGACGAGCAGTGGGAGTCGGCTTTCGAGTCGGTCTTCCTCGGCGCCGTGCGGCTCGCCCGCTCGGCCGCGGCCGAGCTCGGTGAGGGCGGTGTCATCGGCTTCGTGCTCTCCGGCTCCGTACACGAGCCGATCCCCGGCCTGACCATCTCCAACGGTCTGCGGCCCGGGCTCGCCGGCTTCGCGAAGTCCCTCGCGGACGAGCTGGGTCCGCGCGGCATCCGCGTCGTCGGGCTGCTCCCGGCACGCATCGACACGGACCGGGTCCGCGAGCTCGACGGCCTGTCCGCCGACCCGGAGGCGACCCGCGCCGCCAACGAGGCGCGCATCCCGCTGCGCCGTTACGGCCGGCCGGAGGAGTTCGGCCGCGCCGCCGCGTTCTTCCTCTCGCCCGCCGCGTCGTACCTCACGGGCGTGATGCTCCCGGTGGATGGCGGCTCCCGACACGGCTTCTGA
- a CDS encoding enoyl-CoA hydratase/isomerase family protein, whose protein sequence is MASPDSGSGSLAPVLDKDGVRLTVDGSIATVTLTNPDKRNAQSPALWRALADAGKSLPGSVRVVVLRAEGLSFSAGLDRQAFTPEGFDGEPSFIDLARGSDDVLDDTIAEYQEAFTWWRRSDLITVAAVQGHAIGAGFQLALACDLRIAAEDVQFSMRETSLGLVPDLTGTHPLVSLVGYARALEICVTGRYVHADEAGRIGLANLVVPADQLDAAAHDLAGALVAAPRDAVIETKALLQGVSGRSYEEQRTAERAAQGRRLRDLAGLGD, encoded by the coding sequence ATGGCTTCGCCCGACAGCGGATCCGGCTCGCTCGCGCCGGTACTCGACAAGGACGGGGTCCGCCTCACCGTCGACGGCTCCATCGCCACGGTGACGCTGACCAACCCGGACAAGCGCAACGCCCAAAGTCCCGCTCTGTGGCGGGCGTTGGCCGACGCCGGGAAGTCCCTGCCGGGCAGCGTGCGCGTCGTCGTACTGCGCGCGGAGGGACTCTCGTTCTCCGCGGGCCTCGACCGTCAGGCGTTCACGCCCGAGGGTTTCGACGGCGAGCCGTCCTTCATCGACCTGGCGCGCGGCTCCGACGACGTGCTCGACGACACCATCGCCGAGTACCAGGAGGCGTTCACCTGGTGGCGGCGCAGCGACCTCATCACGGTCGCCGCGGTGCAGGGACACGCGATCGGTGCCGGCTTCCAGCTCGCCCTCGCCTGCGATCTGCGGATCGCGGCCGAGGACGTGCAGTTCTCCATGCGCGAAACCAGCCTCGGTCTGGTGCCCGACCTCACCGGCACGCACCCCCTCGTCTCCCTCGTGGGATACGCGCGCGCCCTGGAGATCTGCGTCACCGGCCGCTACGTCCACGCCGACGAGGCCGGCCGCATCGGCCTGGCCAACCTCGTCGTGCCCGCCGACCAGCTCGACGCCGCCGCGCACGACCTCGCCGGCGCACTCGTCGCCGCGCCCCGCGACGCCGTCATCGAGACCAAGGCCCTGCTCCAGGGCGTCTCCGGACGCTCGTACGAGGAGCAGCGCACCGCCGAGCGCGCCGCACAGGGACGCCGGCTCCGGGACCTCGCGGGCCTCGGCGACTGA